In one Culex quinquefasciatus strain JHB chromosome 2, VPISU_Cqui_1.0_pri_paternal, whole genome shotgun sequence genomic region, the following are encoded:
- the LOC6031282 gene encoding angiopoietin-related protein 2, protein MNSGSCLFIPFAQYSNGESLLSPTSPTGLPTTCSRSTNRHSGVQRIQPQPGFREPFQVFCDQEFEDGGWVVIQNRFEGSVYFHRDWREYERGFGNIEGEFWLGLGKIHELSYSRRYELVVVLEDWDGVEAIARYSEFLVAGPVEKYELKSLGAFEGSAGDSMRNNVGMGFSTFDADHDLHPENCAEFRRGAWWYRYCNESNLNALYLRGLNETSMYWLTFRDHFYGLKRTRMMIRAVV, encoded by the exons TGGAAGTTGTCTTTTTATTCCATTTGCGCAATATTCAAATGGTGAATCACTTCTGAG CCCAACTTCACCCACCGGCCTGCCAACAACCTGTTCACGATCTACGAATCGCCACTCGGGCGTTCAGCGGATCCAACCCCAGCCCGGATTCCGCGAgccttttcaagtgttttgcgaccAAGAGTTCGAGGACGGAGGATGGGTCGTGATCCAGAACCGCTTCGAGGGCTCCGTGTACTTCCACCGGGACTGGCGCGAGTACGAGCGGGGATTCGGGAACATCGAGGGTGAATTTTGGTTGGGACTGGGCAAGATCCACGAGCTGAGCTATTCGAGGCGGTATGagctggtggtggtgttggaGGATTGGGATGGTGTTGAAGCGATCGCTCGGTATAGTGAGTTTTTGGTGGCTGGACCGGTTGAGAAGTACGAGTTGAAGAGTTTGGGAGCGTTTGAAGGGAGTGCTGGAGATTCGATGCGGAATAATGTTGGGATGGGGTTCAGCACTTTCGACGCTGATCATGATCTTCATCCGGAGAATTGTGCTGAGTTTCGGAGAGGTGCTTGGTGGTACAGATATTGCAATGAAAGTAACTTAAATGCACTTTACTTGAGAGGCCTTAACGAGACATCGATGTATTGGCTCACATTTCGAGATCACTTCTATGGGTTGAAACGCACCAGAATGATGATTCGAGCTGTAGTCTAG